One window from the genome of Haladaptatus paucihalophilus DX253 encodes:
- a CDS encoding DUF7344 domain-containing protein, which produces MSNESPYRDDSGNRPSSHPSHVLRAEPAVSRPSFDDIFELLSDKRRRYAIHYLSTTADGVATLSDLVEQVVTWETETSANDVPDDYRRRVEASLHHTHLPKLADANIIDYDARSESLRYWGQPVLEEYAEHVAAMELPDQ; this is translated from the coding sequence ATGAGCAACGAGTCACCCTACCGTGACGACTCGGGGAACCGTCCGTCGAGTCATCCATCCCACGTACTTCGCGCTGAGCCAGCAGTGAGCAGACCGTCGTTCGATGACATCTTCGAACTGCTGTCGGATAAGCGACGACGATACGCCATCCACTATCTCTCGACGACAGCGGACGGCGTAGCGACGCTTTCTGATCTCGTCGAACAGGTCGTTACGTGGGAGACCGAAACATCGGCCAACGACGTCCCTGACGACTACCGTCGCCGCGTCGAGGCATCGCTTCACCACACACACCTCCCGAAACTCGCTGACGCGAACATCATCGACTACGATGCACGGAGTGAATCGCTTCGGTACTGGGGTCAACCCGTACTCGAAGAGTACGCGGAGCACGTCGCGGCCATGGAACTGCCCGACCAGTAA
- a CDS encoding outer membrane protein assembly factor BamB family protein: MEGEDTRRTTAGNRDGKQTRTPSEFGGTGRRDAFDRNATGEFQFDQVVRRGETTISRSVEWSSERSTTTDEASSEGRTTFISDGGVDAPDSSRASADAGIDAEPETQSGTSSSDVETERTAPIAPTDDSRRAHARWYAQVGGPVETSPVVRDGSVYVGTENGFVCRIDRRDGVSDWLFQAANAVGSPVPGPELTYVGDRNGNLFALDGASGAREWTFEADAGVEVSPVLLGDTLYVAARDGQVSALDAVTGEQTASFRSPARALTSVRIAGGSLYATGLDGGLFAHDLDGGDERFRFAPSLAIAGAPAVIGDTAYVGTVDGDRIYALDAETGEMEWRYEADDGIWSSPAVGDGIVYVGCADGSVLALDARDGAVRWRVQTGARVWGSPVVTDELVYVCNDDGLLLALDRADGRLRWHFRAHDSLVGAPAVGSDAIYVGDVAGTVYALPP; this comes from the coding sequence ATGGAGGGAGAGGACACGCGACGGACGACAGCGGGGAATCGTGACGGAAAACAGACTAGAACACCGTCGGAGTTCGGGGGGACGGGACGACGTGACGCGTTCGATAGAAACGCGACCGGCGAGTTTCAGTTCGACCAGGTGGTTCGACGCGGCGAGACCACGATTTCGCGGAGCGTCGAATGGTCGTCCGAACGGTCTACGACGACCGACGAAGCGTCCTCGGAGGGGCGAACCACGTTCATATCCGACGGCGGTGTCGATGCTCCGGATTCGTCACGAGCGTCCGCCGACGCCGGTATCGACGCCGAGCCGGAGACCCAAAGCGGGACGTCCTCCTCCGACGTCGAGACGGAGCGGACGGCACCGATAGCTCCGACGGACGACAGCAGGCGCGCCCACGCGCGCTGGTACGCCCAAGTCGGCGGTCCGGTCGAAACCTCGCCCGTCGTCAGGGACGGGTCCGTGTACGTCGGAACCGAGAACGGGTTCGTCTGTCGTATCGACCGACGGGACGGCGTGAGCGACTGGCTGTTTCAGGCGGCCAACGCGGTGGGGTCGCCGGTGCCGGGCCCGGAGTTGACCTACGTCGGCGACCGAAACGGGAACCTGTTCGCCCTCGACGGAGCGAGCGGGGCGCGGGAATGGACCTTCGAGGCCGACGCGGGCGTGGAGGTGTCGCCGGTACTGCTCGGCGATACGCTCTACGTCGCGGCGCGGGACGGGCAGGTGTCCGCGCTCGACGCCGTGACCGGCGAGCAAACCGCGTCGTTCCGGAGTCCGGCGCGGGCGCTCACGTCGGTGCGAATCGCGGGCGGAAGCCTCTACGCGACCGGACTCGACGGCGGCCTGTTCGCCCACGACCTGGACGGCGGGGACGAACGCTTCCGCTTCGCGCCGTCTCTCGCCATCGCTGGCGCACCCGCGGTCATCGGCGACACGGCGTACGTCGGGACCGTTGACGGTGACCGCATCTACGCGCTCGACGCCGAGACGGGCGAGATGGAGTGGCGGTACGAAGCCGACGACGGCATCTGGTCGTCGCCCGCCGTCGGGGACGGCATCGTCTACGTCGGCTGTGCGGACGGGAGCGTCTTGGCGCTCGACGCGCGGGACGGGGCCGTTCGGTGGCGCGTCCAAACCGGCGCACGCGTGTGGGGGTCGCCCGTCGTCACGGACGAACTGGTGTACGTCTGCAACGACGACGGACTACTGCTCGCCCTCGACCGGGCCGACGGTCGTCTCCGGTGGCATTTCCGGGCCCACGATTCGTTGGTCGGCGCGCCAGCGGTGGGGAGCGATGCCATCTACGTCGGGGACGTCGCCGGGACGGTCTACGCCCTTCCCCCGTAA
- a CDS encoding DUF5658 family protein, giving the protein MSHQQFSYRYQRTDWFDFGGIERLLWAVVILALVGDLLTTYAGLQAGLTESNPVARHALGQFGFLSLVGLKAFALGVGFVGRTLIPREYVALVPAGLALPWLFAVVVNLSLFFH; this is encoded by the coding sequence ATGAGCCATCAGCAGTTCTCCTACCGGTATCAGCGCACGGACTGGTTCGATTTCGGCGGCATCGAGCGATTGCTCTGGGCCGTCGTCATCCTCGCACTCGTCGGGGATTTACTCACGACGTACGCCGGGTTGCAGGCGGGGCTCACCGAATCGAACCCGGTCGCACGCCACGCACTCGGCCAGTTCGGCTTCCTCTCGCTCGTCGGGTTGAAGGCGTTCGCGCTCGGCGTGGGGTTCGTCGGGCGGACGTTGATTCCGCGGGAGTACGTGGCGCTCGTCCCGGCGGGCCTCGCCCTCCCGTGGCTGTTCGCCGTGGTCGTGAACCTCTCACTGTTCTTCCATTAG
- a CDS encoding acyl-CoA carboxylase subunit beta, with protein sequence MKVRIGKEATDEEASAIASALAKHVGSEVEVFVGDADEPTATWSDPGEPPEDDLGPTEREELLWEEIEDIESGGKEKYKERLSEKGKLFVRDRLDLWFGDDGLKFEDGRFAEFDADDRLPADGLITGAAEFENRDLHFMANDFTVKAGSMAAKGVEKFLRMQQRALQNGKPVLYLMDSSGGRIDQQSGFFANREGIGKYYYNHSMLSGRVPQICVLYGPCIAGAAYTPVFADFTIMVEEMSAMAIASPRMVQMVTGEDISMQDLGGANMHAEHSGSADLVARDEEHARELVSDLITYLPDKAHEKPPRSEPKAPELSPEGIDGVIPDSPNRAYDMTDLIDRVVDADSYFELRPDFGGEIITSFARIDGRPVGIVANQPAQRSGAIFPDAAEKAAEFIWKCDAFEIPLLYLCDTPGFMAGSQVEKDAILEKGKKMIYATSSSTVPKLSVVVRKAYGAGIYAMSGPAYDPQSVIALPSGEIGIMGPEAAINAVYANKLNAIDDEDERAQREQELREEYREDIDVHRMASEMVIDDIVPPSTLREELVQRYDFYAGLEKDLPDKKHGTIL encoded by the coding sequence ATGAAAGTTCGTATCGGTAAGGAGGCGACCGACGAGGAAGCCTCGGCAATCGCCAGCGCGCTCGCCAAGCACGTCGGCAGCGAGGTGGAAGTGTTCGTCGGCGACGCGGACGAACCGACCGCCACGTGGAGCGACCCCGGTGAGCCGCCGGAGGATGACCTCGGGCCGACGGAGCGCGAGGAACTCCTCTGGGAAGAGATCGAGGACATCGAGTCGGGCGGGAAAGAGAAGTACAAAGAACGCCTCTCGGAGAAGGGCAAACTGTTCGTCCGCGACCGACTCGACCTCTGGTTCGGGGACGATGGTCTGAAGTTCGAAGATGGTCGATTCGCCGAGTTCGACGCGGACGACCGACTGCCCGCCGACGGTCTCATCACCGGTGCGGCGGAGTTCGAGAACCGCGACCTCCACTTCATGGCGAACGACTTCACGGTCAAAGCCGGAAGCATGGCAGCGAAGGGGGTCGAGAAGTTCCTCCGCATGCAACAGCGGGCGCTCCAGAACGGCAAACCCGTTCTCTACCTGATGGACTCCTCCGGCGGCCGAATCGACCAGCAGTCCGGGTTCTTCGCCAACCGCGAGGGTATCGGCAAGTACTACTACAACCACTCGATGCTCTCCGGTCGCGTGCCACAGATCTGTGTCCTCTACGGGCCGTGTATCGCGGGGGCGGCCTACACCCCGGTTTTCGCGGACTTCACCATCATGGTCGAGGAGATGTCGGCGATGGCCATCGCCTCCCCGCGGATGGTGCAGATGGTGACGGGCGAGGACATCAGCATGCAGGACCTCGGCGGCGCGAACATGCACGCCGAACACTCCGGGAGCGCCGACCTCGTGGCGCGCGACGAGGAACACGCCCGCGAACTCGTTTCCGACCTCATCACGTACCTGCCCGACAAGGCTCACGAGAAACCGCCGCGGAGCGAGCCGAAAGCCCCCGAACTGTCTCCCGAGGGAATCGACGGGGTAATCCCCGACAGCCCGAACCGCGCCTACGACATGACCGACCTGATAGACCGCGTGGTGGACGCGGACTCCTACTTCGAACTCAGGCCGGACTTCGGCGGCGAAATTATCACCTCCTTCGCGCGAATCGACGGGCGACCCGTCGGCATCGTCGCCAATCAACCGGCACAGCGCTCCGGGGCCATCTTCCCCGACGCCGCCGAGAAGGCCGCCGAGTTCATCTGGAAGTGCGACGCGTTCGAGATTCCGCTCCTCTACCTCTGTGACACGCCGGGCTTCATGGCGGGGTCGCAGGTGGAAAAGGACGCGATTCTGGAAAAAGGGAAGAAGATGATTTACGCCACCTCTTCCTCCACCGTTCCGAAACTCTCCGTCGTCGTTCGGAAGGCCTACGGTGCGGGTATCTACGCCATGTCCGGCCCGGCCTACGACCCGCAGAGCGTCATCGCGCTCCCGTCGGGTGAAATCGGCATCATGGGACCGGAAGCCGCCATCAACGCCGTCTACGCGAACAAACTGAACGCCATCGACGACGAAGACGAACGCGCCCAGCGCGAGCAGGAACTCCGCGAGGAGTACCGCGAGGACATCGACGTCCACCGTATGGCGAGCGAGATGGTCATCGACGACATCGTTCCGCCGAGCACCCTCCGCGAGGAACTCGTCCAGCGCTACGACTTCTACGCGGGCTTGGAGAAGGACCTGCCGGACAAGAAACACGGTACGATTTTGTAA
- a CDS encoding HpcH/HpaI aldolase/citrate lyase family protein: protein MPRRSVMFTPGDRPEMMRKAPGAGADVIVFDLEDAVAPERKAEARTAIRDVLTDPEFDPDCEVCVRVNPTGIAADDDLRGIADGAETVDSVMLPKTGSADDAETLARLLDEHDYRVPILALVETASGVLNAAEIAAVDETDALVFGAEDLSADIGATRTEEGTEVLYAREHVVLAASAEDVDAIDTVYTDIDDTDGLGEETEFAIRLGYDGKMAIHPAQVTPINEAFTPDPERVEWAEAVLEAKATADEEGRGVFRVDGEMIDAPLIAQAERIMEYAQADS from the coding sequence ATGCCACGACGAAGCGTCATGTTCACGCCGGGCGACCGGCCCGAGATGATGCGGAAAGCGCCCGGAGCGGGGGCCGACGTGATAGTGTTCGACTTGGAAGACGCCGTTGCCCCCGAACGGAAGGCGGAGGCTCGAACCGCGATTCGTGACGTGCTCACCGACCCGGAATTCGACCCGGACTGTGAGGTGTGCGTCCGCGTCAACCCGACGGGAATCGCGGCGGACGACGACCTCCGCGGAATCGCGGACGGCGCGGAAACGGTCGATTCCGTCATGCTCCCGAAAACGGGGTCGGCGGACGACGCCGAGACGCTGGCCCGACTGCTCGACGAACACGACTATCGGGTCCCCATCCTCGCGCTGGTCGAAACCGCCAGCGGAGTCCTCAACGCGGCGGAAATCGCGGCCGTGGACGAGACGGACGCGCTCGTCTTCGGCGCTGAAGACCTCTCCGCGGACATCGGAGCGACCCGAACCGAGGAGGGGACCGAAGTGCTCTACGCTCGGGAACACGTGGTCCTCGCGGCGAGCGCGGAAGACGTGGACGCAATCGACACGGTGTACACGGATATCGACGACACCGACGGATTGGGCGAGGAGACGGAGTTCGCAATCCGACTCGGCTACGACGGGAAGATGGCGATTCATCCCGCGCAGGTGACGCCCATCAACGAGGCGTTCACCCCCGACCCGGAACGGGTCGAGTGGGCCGAGGCGGTCCTGGAAGCGAAAGCGACGGCCGACGAGGAGGGACGGGGAGTGTTCAGAGTTGACGGAGAGATGATAGACGCGCCGCTCATCGCGCAAGCCGAGCGGATTATGGAGTACGCGCAGGCTGACAGCTGA
- a CDS encoding class 1 fructose-bisphosphatase: METVDTILATVAAAAPEIRGGLTGRRRKADEENPSGEIQMAADVWADEHLEAELTAIEGVGEFASEEREHVVDCGEGLSVAIDPLDGSSNLKSNNSMGTIVGIYDVPLPAKGTDLVASAFVLFGPITTMMVARDGSVTEYVIEDGEQRVVTEDVTLPDDPTVYGFGGRVPDWPEAFTAYARDVEDELKLRYGGAMIGDVNQVLTYGGVFAYPGLESRPEGKLRLQFEGNPMAYIIESAGGRSSDGEQSILDVTPEELHQRVPLHIGNAELIDRLESAL, translated from the coding sequence CGCCGGAAATCCGTGGCGGTCTCACCGGTCGCCGTCGGAAGGCCGACGAGGAGAACCCCAGCGGGGAAATCCAGATGGCCGCGGACGTGTGGGCCGACGAGCACCTCGAAGCCGAGTTGACCGCCATCGAGGGCGTCGGCGAGTTCGCCAGCGAGGAGCGCGAGCACGTCGTCGATTGCGGCGAGGGACTGTCGGTCGCCATCGACCCCCTCGACGGGTCGTCCAACCTCAAATCGAACAACTCGATGGGGACCATCGTCGGAATCTACGATGTGCCGCTCCCGGCGAAGGGAACGGACCTCGTCGCGTCGGCGTTCGTCCTCTTCGGACCCATCACGACGATGATGGTCGCCCGCGACGGGTCCGTGACGGAGTACGTCATAGAGGACGGCGAACAACGAGTCGTTACCGAGGACGTTACGCTCCCGGACGACCCCACGGTCTACGGCTTCGGCGGCCGCGTCCCGGACTGGCCCGAGGCGTTCACCGCCTACGCCCGCGACGTCGAGGACGAACTCAAACTGCGCTACGGCGGCGCGATGATCGGCGACGTGAACCAAGTGCTGACCTACGGCGGCGTGTTCGCCTACCCCGGCCTCGAATCGCGCCCCGAGGGAAAACTCCGCCTCCAGTTCGAGGGGAACCCGATGGCGTACATCATCGAGTCCGCCGGTGGCCGCTCCTCCGACGGCGAGCAATCGATTCTCGACGTGACGCCGGAGGAACTCCACCAGCGAGTGCCGCTGCACATCGGTAACGCGGAACTCATCGACCGCCTCGAATCGGCGCTGTAA
- the gdhB gene encoding glutamate dehydrogenase GdhB, which yields MASTGKQTTDEPETAVETARRQLERAAAHLDVDPGVIARLKHPDQVHRVSVPLKRDDGDTEIFTGYRAQHDSVRGPFKGGMRYHPGVTEEECIGLSMWMTWKCAVMDLPFGGAKGGIVVNPKELSNEEKERLTRRFAEELRDFIGPMRDIPAPDMGTDAQAMAWFMDAYSMQEGETQPGVVTGKPPVIGGSYGREESPGRSVAIIAREACEYYDYPLEDTTVAIQGFGSVGANAALSLHEWGANVVAVSDVNGAIYDEDGLDIDRIPTHEEEPEAVTTFDGHEPIPNEELLELDVDVLIPAAIGNVLTEANARDVQADIIVEGANGPTTTTADEIFEKRDIHVIPDILANAGGVTVSYFEWLQDINRRQWSLERVNEELESEMLNAWDSVRAEVEERGVTWRDAAYIVGLSRIADAHKARGLWP from the coding sequence ATGGCATCTACTGGGAAGCAGACCACGGACGAACCGGAAACGGCGGTTGAAACGGCCCGACGACAACTCGAACGCGCTGCGGCGCACCTCGACGTCGACCCCGGCGTCATCGCGCGCCTGAAGCACCCGGACCAAGTGCACCGCGTCTCGGTTCCGCTGAAGCGGGACGACGGCGACACGGAAATCTTCACCGGCTACCGCGCACAGCACGACAGCGTGCGGGGACCGTTCAAGGGCGGCATGCGCTACCACCCCGGCGTGACCGAGGAGGAGTGTATCGGCCTCTCGATGTGGATGACGTGGAAGTGCGCCGTCATGGACCTCCCGTTCGGGGGTGCCAAAGGCGGCATCGTCGTCAATCCGAAGGAGCTCAGCAACGAGGAGAAAGAGCGACTCACGCGCCGGTTCGCCGAGGAACTGCGGGACTTCATCGGCCCGATGCGCGACATCCCGGCCCCCGACATGGGAACCGACGCGCAGGCGATGGCGTGGTTCATGGACGCCTACTCGATGCAGGAAGGCGAAACCCAACCCGGCGTCGTCACCGGCAAGCCGCCGGTTATCGGCGGGTCCTACGGCCGCGAGGAGTCGCCCGGCCGCTCGGTCGCCATCATCGCCCGCGAGGCGTGTGAGTACTACGACTACCCGCTCGAAGACACGACGGTCGCAATCCAAGGGTTCGGGAGCGTCGGCGCGAACGCGGCGCTCTCGCTTCACGAATGGGGCGCGAACGTCGTCGCCGTCTCCGACGTGAACGGCGCGATTTACGACGAGGACGGCCTCGACATCGACCGGATTCCGACCCACGAGGAGGAACCGGAAGCCGTCACGACGTTCGACGGCCACGAGCCGATTCCCAACGAGGAACTCCTCGAACTCGACGTGGACGTGCTCATCCCGGCGGCAATCGGCAACGTCCTGACCGAAGCGAACGCCCGCGACGTGCAGGCGGACATCATCGTCGAGGGTGCGAACGGCCCGACGACGACCACTGCGGACGAAATCTTCGAGAAGCGCGACATCCACGTCATCCCCGACATTCTCGCCAACGCGGGCGGCGTCACCGTCTCGTACTTCGAATGGTTGCAGGACATCAACCGCCGTCAGTGGTCGCTCGAACGCGTCAACGAGGAACTCGAATCCGAGATGCTGAACGCGTGGGACAGCGTGCGCGCCGAAGTCGAAGAGCGCGGCGTGACGTGGCGTGACGCCGCGTACATCGTCGGCCTCTCGCGTATCGCGGACGCCCACAAGGCCCGCGGACTCTGGCCCTAA
- a CDS encoding MaoC family dehydratase — protein MTGLYYEEFEVGQTIEHEKRRTISESDNQRFCDMTMNQQPLHLDADFAADTQFGERLVNGLYTMSVAVGVSIPDTTDGTIVANLSYDNVSHPEPVFHGDTIRAQSTVTDKRETSDGERGVVTMKVEVFKVDGDDETLVCEFERTVLSLKKP, from the coding sequence ATGACGGGACTGTACTACGAGGAGTTCGAAGTGGGCCAAACCATCGAACACGAAAAGCGGAGAACTATCAGCGAGAGCGACAATCAGCGGTTCTGTGATATGACGATGAACCAACAGCCGCTCCACTTGGACGCCGACTTCGCGGCGGACACCCAGTTCGGCGAACGGTTGGTCAACGGACTGTACACGATGAGCGTGGCGGTGGGCGTTTCGATTCCGGACACGACCGACGGCACCATCGTCGCCAACCTCTCGTACGATAACGTCTCACACCCCGAGCCGGTGTTCCACGGGGACACCATTCGCGCCCAGTCCACCGTCACGGACAAGCGCGAGACGAGCGACGGCGAGCGCGGCGTCGTCACCATGAAGGTCGAGGTCTTCAAAGTCGATGGAGACGACGAAACGCTGGTTTGCGAGTTCGAGCGGACGGTGCTCTCGCTCAAGAAACCCTAA
- a CDS encoding Glu/Leu/Phe/Val family dehydrogenase: protein MSEQANPFESLQEQIDDAAEYLDASPDVLERLKHPQRILETNLSVEMDDGSIETFKAFRSQFNGDRGPYKGGIRYHPNVSRDEVKALSGWMVYKTAVVDIPYGGGKGGIIIDPDEYSEAELERVTRSFAKELRPFIGVDQDIPAPDVNTGQREMNWIKDTYEKLENTTEPGVITGKALESGGSEGRVEATGRSTMLTAREAFDYLGKEMDGATVAVQGYGNAGWISAKLLEDLGANIVAVSDSSGAIHNPDGLHARDVKDHKNETGSVVGYAGAETELSNEELLTLDVDLLVPAALENAIDGDLARDVQADVIVEAANGPLTPDADDVLTERDVYVFPDILANAGGVTVSYFEWVQNRQRFYWSEERVNEELEDIIVSAFDDLTSAYEENDLPNFRTAAYVVSLQRVIDAYSESGNWP from the coding sequence ATGTCCGAACAAGCCAATCCGTTCGAGAGCTTGCAGGAACAGATCGACGACGCGGCGGAGTACCTCGACGCGTCACCCGACGTTCTCGAACGGCTCAAGCACCCCCAGCGGATACTCGAAACGAACCTCTCCGTCGAAATGGACGACGGTTCCATCGAGACCTTCAAAGCGTTCCGTTCGCAGTTCAACGGCGACCGCGGCCCGTACAAGGGTGGCATTCGCTACCACCCCAACGTCAGTCGCGACGAAGTGAAAGCCCTCTCCGGGTGGATGGTGTACAAGACGGCCGTCGTCGACATCCCCTACGGCGGCGGGAAGGGCGGCATCATCATCGACCCCGACGAGTACAGCGAGGCGGAGTTGGAGCGCGTCACGCGCTCGTTCGCCAAGGAACTCCGACCCTTCATCGGCGTGGACCAAGACATCCCCGCACCCGACGTGAACACGGGCCAGCGCGAGATGAACTGGATAAAGGACACGTACGAGAAGCTCGAAAACACCACGGAACCGGGCGTCATCACGGGCAAGGCGCTCGAAAGCGGTGGCAGCGAGGGTCGCGTCGAGGCGACGGGGCGCTCGACCATGCTCACCGCCCGCGAGGCGTTCGACTACCTCGGCAAGGAGATGGACGGCGCGACCGTCGCCGTGCAGGGCTACGGGAACGCGGGATGGATTTCCGCGAAGCTTCTCGAAGACCTCGGCGCGAACATCGTCGCCGTCTCTGACTCCAGCGGTGCTATCCACAACCCCGACGGACTCCACGCCCGCGACGTGAAAGACCACAAGAACGAGACGGGAAGCGTCGTCGGCTACGCGGGTGCCGAAACGGAACTCAGCAACGAGGAACTCCTCACCCTCGACGTGGACCTGCTCGTCCCCGCCGCGCTCGAAAACGCCATCGACGGCGACCTCGCACGGGACGTACAGGCCGACGTCATCGTCGAGGCCGCGAACGGGCCGCTTACGCCGGACGCGGACGACGTGCTCACTGAGCGGGACGTGTACGTCTTCCCCGACATCCTCGCCAACGCGGGCGGCGTCACGGTGTCCTACTTCGAGTGGGTACAGAACCGTCAGCGCTTCTACTGGTCCGAAGAGCGCGTCAACGAGGAACTCGAAGACATCATCGTCTCCGCGTTCGACGACCTGACGAGCGCCTACGAGGAGAACGACCTGCCGAACTTCCGCACCGCGGCTTACGTCGTCTCCCTCCAGCGCGTCATCGACGCGTACAGCGAGAGCGGCAACTGGCCCTAA